A portion of the Acidisoma sp. PAMC 29798 genome contains these proteins:
- the ftsY gene encoding signal recognition particle-docking protein FtsY yields the protein MALSGFFSRLKEGLSRSTQKLSSGITAVFTKRKLDDAALDELEELLIGADLGPAAAKRVIAAFRRTRFGDDVTDEEIKTALATEITTILDPVAKPLVIDRGHAPHVVLVVGVNGTGKTTTIGKFAQFYREQGFRPMLVAGDTFRAAAVEQLQIWGERTGAPVVSGKPETDAAGLAFTALERAKREGIDLLLIDTAGRLHNKTALMDELAKIIRVIRKLDPTAPHSVLLVLDATTGQNALNQVEVFQDLVNVDGLIVTKLDGSARGGVVVALAEEFGLPVHAVGVGEQAGDLRPFIAAEFARGLVGANV from the coding sequence ATGGCGCTGTCCGGTTTCTTCTCCCGGCTGAAAGAGGGGCTGTCACGCTCCACCCAAAAGCTCAGTTCCGGCATCACCGCCGTCTTCACCAAGCGCAAGCTGGATGACGCCGCGCTCGACGAGTTGGAGGAGTTGCTGATCGGCGCCGATCTCGGCCCCGCCGCCGCCAAGCGCGTCATCGCCGCCTTCCGCCGCACCCGCTTTGGGGACGATGTGACGGATGAGGAGATCAAGACGGCGCTGGCGACCGAGATCACCACCATCCTCGACCCCGTGGCGAAGCCGCTGGTGATCGATCGCGGCCATGCCCCGCATGTCGTGCTGGTGGTCGGCGTGAATGGCACTGGCAAGACCACGACGATCGGCAAATTCGCGCAATTCTACCGCGAGCAGGGATTTCGCCCGATGCTGGTGGCGGGCGACACCTTCCGCGCCGCCGCTGTGGAGCAGTTGCAGATCTGGGGGGAGCGCACCGGCGCGCCCGTGGTCTCCGGCAAGCCCGAGACGGATGCCGCCGGCCTCGCCTTCACGGCGCTGGAACGCGCGAAACGGGAGGGGATCGACCTGCTGCTGATCGATACCGCCGGGCGGCTGCATAACAAGACCGCCCTGATGGACGAATTGGCGAAGATCATTCGCGTCATCCGCAAGCTCGACCCCACGGCGCCCCATTCAGTGCTGTTGGTGCTGGATGCGACAACCGGCCAAAACGCCCTCAATCAGGTCGAAGTCTTCCAGGATCTCGTCAATGTCGATGGGCTGATCGTCACCAAGCTCGATGGTTCGGCGCGTGGCGGTGTGGTCGTGGCCCTGGCCGAGGAATTCGGCCTGCCCGTGCATGCCGTGGGTGTGGGCGAACAGGCCGGCGACCTGCGCCCCTTCATCGCCGCTGAATTCGCGCGCGGGTTGGTCGGCGCGAATGTCTGA
- a CDS encoding acyl-CoA thioesterase, producing the protein MSDTDLALRAAYRVWGQETVRYSDTDAMGHVNNVAYAAFLETGRTTLVRACGLPVGHSATSVVLARVEIDYLLEVYWPATLDIGIAVTGLGRSSITMVQGLFLGDLCVARGREVLVLMDTQTRRSTPLPDDVRATILRVAGMGEETS; encoded by the coding sequence ATGTCTGATACGGATCTGGCATTACGCGCTGCCTACCGCGTCTGGGGGCAGGAGACGGTGCGCTACTCCGACACCGACGCCATGGGCCATGTCAATAACGTCGCCTATGCCGCCTTCCTCGAAACCGGCCGGACCACGCTGGTGCGCGCCTGCGGCTTGCCGGTCGGCCATAGCGCCACCTCCGTCGTGCTGGCGCGGGTGGAAATCGATTATCTGTTAGAGGTGTATTGGCCCGCGACGCTGGATATTGGCATCGCGGTCACGGGCCTCGGCCGTAGCTCCATCACGATGGTGCAGGGGCTGTTCCTGGGCGACCTCTGCGTCGCCCGTGGGCGGGAGGTTCTGGTGCTGATGGATACGCAAACCCGCCGCTCCACCCCCCTGCCCGACGACGTGCGCGCGACCATCCTGCGTGTGGCAGGTATGGGTGAGGAAACTTCCTAA
- a CDS encoding DegT/DnrJ/EryC1/StrS family aminotransferase translates to MSLTKTASPPATVAAATVPFLDLRAQQARIGTEMRRRIDTVLGHCQFVLGPEVLELETELARRAGAAHCVSVSSGTDALLIAMMAEDIGPGDAVFLPAFTYTATAEVPLLLRATPVFVDIDPDTFQMDVVDLDAKVAAVLAAGKLRPRAVIGVDLFGQPADWDAINNVADRHGLVTIDDCAQAFGASLQGRPLGSQAHSTAISFFPSKALGAYGDGGALFTQSAERAALYRSLRTHGEGKMRYDVQRIGINGRLDTLQAAVLLAKLTVFDEELAARDRVARHYDSRLGNLLQTPVRVPHSTSAWAVYAVLLPTEAARARVQAACQAAGVSTAVYYPKPLHHQPAYAPHHDGSRLPVSEAVATRIMALPIHPDLTAAQVDQVCDAVAAALAATALT, encoded by the coding sequence ATGAGCCTGACGAAAACCGCCTCCCCGCCCGCCACCGTGGCCGCAGCCACGGTTCCTTTCCTCGATCTTCGTGCGCAACAGGCGCGTATCGGCACGGAGATGCGCCGGCGGATCGACACCGTACTCGGCCATTGCCAGTTCGTGCTGGGGCCAGAGGTTCTGGAATTGGAAACGGAACTCGCGCGGCGCGCCGGCGCCGCCCATTGCGTCTCGGTCAGTTCCGGCACGGACGCCTTGCTCATCGCCATGATGGCCGAGGATATCGGCCCGGGGGATGCGGTGTTCCTGCCCGCCTTCACCTATACCGCGACGGCCGAAGTGCCGCTGCTGCTGCGCGCCACGCCCGTTTTCGTCGATATCGATCCCGACACCTTCCAGATGGACGTCGTGGATCTCGACGCGAAGGTCGCGGCCGTCCTGGCCGCCGGCAAACTGCGCCCGCGTGCCGTGATCGGCGTCGACCTGTTCGGCCAGCCTGCCGATTGGGATGCGATCAATAACGTCGCGGATCGCCACGGCTTGGTCACCATCGATGACTGCGCCCAGGCCTTCGGCGCCTCGCTCCAGGGTCGGCCTCTGGGGAGCCAGGCGCATTCCACAGCGATCAGCTTCTTCCCGTCCAAAGCGCTTGGCGCTTATGGCGACGGTGGCGCGCTATTCACCCAATCCGCCGAGCGCGCCGCGCTCTATCGCAGCCTGCGCACCCATGGCGAGGGCAAGATGCGCTACGACGTCCAGCGCATCGGCATCAATGGCCGGCTGGACACGCTGCAGGCGGCCGTTCTGCTCGCCAAGCTCACGGTGTTCGATGAGGAGTTGGCGGCGCGGGATCGCGTCGCCCGCCATTACGACAGCCGCCTCGGCAACCTGTTGCAAACGCCGGTGCGGGTGCCGCACAGCACCTCCGCCTGGGCGGTCTATGCCGTGCTATTGCCGACCGAGGCGGCCCGCGCGCGGGTGCAGGCCGCATGTCAGGCAGCCGGCGTCTCCACCGCCGTCTATTATCCCAAGCCGCTGCATCACCAGCCGGCCTATGCCCCGCATCATGACGGCAGCCGTCTGCCGGTTTCCGAGGCAGTGGCAACGCGCATCATGGCCTTGCCGATCCACCCCGACCTCACGGCGGCGCAGGTCGATCAGGTCTGTGACGCCGTGGCGGCCGCCCTCGCTGCAACAGCCCTCACCTAG
- the pip gene encoding prolyl aminopeptidase: MSRRDLHPDIAPYGSGYLARSAGHSMYWEQAGNPRGLPVLFLHGGPGAGAGAVHRRFFDPQVWRAVLFDQRGAGRSRPLGGLDDNTTSFLIEDIEALRSQLGIEQWVLFGGSWGSTLAIAYAQAHPERVRACVLRGIFLGRDTEVDWFLHGVRAVFPDAHDQFIGFLPAAERGDILRAYRARLNDPDPRVHGPAARAWSVFEGSCSTLLPHPDTVTTFARDRAALGLARIEAHYFEHKLYLPPEGLLHSMDRIGHIPAEIVQGRYDMVCPPQSAFELAARWPEARLTVVPDAGHSALEPGTRVALLAALERFSAV, translated from the coding sequence GTGTCGCGGCGCGATCTACACCCCGACATCGCCCCCTACGGCTCGGGCTATCTGGCGCGCTCGGCTGGCCATTCAATGTATTGGGAACAGGCGGGCAATCCGCGCGGCCTGCCGGTGCTGTTCCTGCACGGCGGCCCCGGCGCGGGCGCAGGCGCCGTGCATCGCCGCTTCTTCGATCCGCAGGTTTGGCGCGCCGTATTGTTCGATCAACGCGGTGCCGGACGGTCGCGTCCGCTCGGTGGATTGGATGATAACACAACGTCTTTTCTGATCGAGGATATCGAAGCCCTGCGCTCGCAGCTTGGTATCGAGCAATGGGTGCTGTTCGGCGGTTCCTGGGGCTCGACCCTCGCCATCGCCTATGCGCAGGCGCATCCCGAGCGGGTGCGCGCCTGCGTGTTGCGCGGCATCTTCCTGGGCCGCGATACCGAAGTGGATTGGTTCCTGCACGGTGTGCGCGCGGTATTTCCCGATGCGCATGACCAGTTCATCGGCTTTCTGCCGGCGGCCGAGCGCGGTGACATTCTCCGCGCCTATCGTGCGCGGCTGAACGACCCGGATCCGCGCGTGCATGGTCCGGCGGCACGCGCATGGTCAGTGTTCGAGGGATCATGCAGCACATTGCTGCCGCATCCCGACACGGTCACGACTTTCGCGCGGGACCGTGCAGCCCTCGGCCTCGCCCGGATCGAGGCGCATTATTTTGAGCACAAGCTGTATCTGCCGCCCGAGGGCCTGCTGCATTCCATGGATCGCATCGGGCATATTCCGGCCGAGATCGTGCAGGGCCGTTACGACATGGTATGCCCGCCGCAGAGTGCGTTTGAACTCGCGGCCCGCTGGCCGGAGGCGCGGCTGACGGTGGTGCCGGATGCCGGGCATTCGGCCTTGGAGCCAGGCACGCGCGTGGCGCTGCTCGCGGCGCTGGAGCGGTTCAGCGCGGTGTGA
- a CDS encoding YihY/virulence factor BrkB family protein, which produces MISRIGGRAVNASAAAGLTVLVSLWLKGVGAPKTIAVHGEPADPAAEAAIAAAGGQGRAARSPTDIPKRGWWQILKRVYNEINDDNVLAQAAAVTFYGLLALFPAMATLVSLYGLIADPKTLSDSAASLQGVVPGGGMDIITGQLKSLASSPGKALGIGLVIGLATSLWSANAGVKALFDALNIVYKEKETRSFVRRTLLSLAFTLSTIVFLIVATAGVVVLPAVLNYVGLEGITKLLLKLARWPALLIMLGLFLSLLYRYGPCRRPARWRWVTWGSAVATIGWLIASLAFSYYVQNFGNYNKTYGTLGAVIGFMTWLWISSAVILIGAELNSEMEHQTARDTTEGPDKPLGTRGATMADRVA; this is translated from the coding sequence GTGATCTCCCGTATCGGCGGCCGTGCCGTCAATGCCTCAGCCGCGGCCGGCCTCACGGTTCTTGTCAGTCTCTGGTTGAAAGGCGTCGGCGCCCCCAAGACTATCGCGGTGCATGGCGAACCCGCCGACCCCGCGGCCGAAGCGGCGATTGCCGCAGCCGGCGGTCAGGGCCGCGCGGCGCGGTCGCCGACCGACATTCCCAAGCGCGGCTGGTGGCAGATCCTCAAGCGCGTCTACAACGAGATCAATGACGACAACGTCCTCGCCCAGGCGGCGGCGGTCACTTTCTACGGCCTGCTCGCGCTGTTTCCCGCGATGGCGACGCTCGTGTCCCTCTATGGTTTGATCGCCGATCCCAAGACCTTGTCCGACAGCGCGGCGTCGCTTCAGGGCGTGGTGCCCGGCGGTGGGATGGACATCATCACCGGCCAATTGAAGTCTCTTGCGTCGAGCCCGGGTAAGGCGCTGGGCATCGGATTGGTGATCGGCCTCGCGACCTCGCTCTGGAGTGCCAATGCCGGTGTGAAGGCTTTGTTCGACGCCCTCAACATCGTCTACAAGGAAAAGGAGACGCGCAGCTTCGTGCGGCGAACCTTGCTGTCCCTGGCCTTCACGCTCAGCACTATCGTGTTTCTGATCGTGGCGACGGCCGGCGTGGTGGTCTTGCCGGCCGTATTGAATTACGTGGGCCTTGAAGGCATCACGAAACTTCTTCTCAAGCTCGCGCGCTGGCCGGCCTTACTGATCATGCTCGGTTTGTTTCTCAGCCTGCTGTATCGCTACGGCCCTTGCCGCAGGCCGGCACGCTGGCGCTGGGTGACCTGGGGCAGTGCCGTCGCCACCATCGGCTGGCTGATCGCCTCGCTCGCGTTTTCGTACTACGTGCAGAACTTCGGCAATTACAACAAGACCTACGGTACGCTCGGCGCGGTCATCGGCTTCATGACCTGGCTGTGGATTTCCTCAGCGGTGATCCTGATCGGTGCCGAATTGAACTCGGAGATGGAACATCAGACGGCGCGCGACACGACCGAGGGGCCGGACAAGCCGCTTGGCACGCGGGGTGCCACGATGGCGGATCGGGTGGCCTGA
- a CDS encoding class II aldolase/adducin family protein: MDVNTVVPPAPPSIDHIQSEQDVREDLAAAYRLIAHFGMQDTVYTHLSVRLPGGGNRFLVNPYGLLFEEITASSLVEVDAFGEPAQATAWPVNPAGFVIHSALHMGRADAHCVMHTHTLAGMTVAAQQGGLLPLNQISMEFLGQVALHEYEGVADDDNLSERERLLRDFGDSKHCMILRNHGLLTIGHTVAEAFYWMYYMEQACRIQVAAQSTGAPLSLPSEAVQQRTMAQMEPSLNKGWLVWQAMRRKMDREQPDYRN, from the coding sequence ATGGACGTCAATACCGTGGTCCCACCCGCGCCGCCGAGCATCGACCACATCCAATCGGAACAGGACGTGCGCGAGGATCTCGCCGCCGCCTATCGGTTGATCGCGCATTTTGGCATGCAGGACACGGTCTATACCCATCTTTCGGTGCGCCTGCCGGGCGGCGGCAACCGCTTCCTGGTCAATCCCTATGGACTGTTGTTCGAGGAAATCACGGCGAGTTCCCTGGTCGAGGTCGATGCCTTCGGCGAACCTGCCCAGGCGACCGCCTGGCCGGTCAATCCGGCCGGTTTCGTCATTCATTCGGCGCTGCATATGGGCCGCGCGGACGCCCATTGCGTCATGCACACCCACACCTTGGCCGGCATGACAGTCGCGGCCCAGCAGGGCGGCTTGCTGCCGCTCAATCAGATCAGCATGGAGTTCCTGGGCCAGGTCGCGCTGCATGAATACGAGGGCGTCGCGGATGACGACAACCTGAGTGAGCGCGAGCGGCTGCTACGGGATTTCGGCGACAGCAAGCATTGCATGATTCTGCGCAACCACGGCTTGCTGACCATCGGCCATACGGTGGCCGAGGCCTTCTACTGGATGTATTATATGGAGCAGGCCTGCCGCATTCAGGTCGCGGCGCAATCCACCGGCGCGCCGCTGAGCCTTCCGTCGGAAGCGGTGCAGCAGCGCACCATGGCGCAGATGGAGCCCTCGCTGAACAAGGGTTGGCTCGTCTGGCAGGCGATGCGGCGCAAGATGGACCGCGAACAGCCCGACTATCGGAACTAA
- the cysK gene encoding cysteine synthase A: MKIANDVTALVGNTPLVAIRRLAPGAPGRIVAKLEYFNPGHSVKDRIGVSMIDAAEKAGLIGPDSVIVEPTSGNTGIALAMVCAARGYRCILTMPETMSKERRILLRAYGAELILTPGSEGMGGAIARAEQIAASGPHYYMPQQFKNAANPEIHRRTTAEEIWNDTDGQIDVLVAGIGTGGTITGVGEVLKARKPGMQVVAVEPDASPVLSGGTKGPHPLQGIGAGFVPAILDTDVYDEVMRVKNQDAFDTARRVTREEGLLVGISSGAALWAAVQVANRPESAGKLIVTIIASYGERYLSTPLYADLVD, translated from the coding sequence ATGAAAATCGCGAATGACGTGACCGCCCTCGTGGGCAATACCCCGCTGGTCGCTATCAGACGGCTGGCGCCGGGCGCCCCCGGCCGGATCGTCGCCAAGCTTGAATATTTCAATCCGGGCCATAGCGTGAAGGACCGGATCGGCGTCTCGATGATCGATGCCGCCGAAAAGGCCGGGCTGATCGGGCCTGATTCGGTCATCGTAGAGCCGACCAGCGGCAATACCGGCATCGCGCTGGCCATGGTCTGCGCCGCGCGCGGCTATCGCTGCATCCTGACGATGCCGGAGACGATGAGTAAGGAGCGTCGCATTCTGCTGCGCGCCTATGGGGCAGAACTGATCCTGACGCCGGGCAGCGAAGGCATGGGTGGCGCCATCGCGCGCGCCGAGCAGATCGCGGCCTCGGGCCCCCACTACTATATGCCGCAGCAGTTCAAGAATGCGGCGAACCCCGAAATCCATCGCCGCACGACGGCTGAGGAGATCTGGAACGATACCGATGGGCAGATCGATGTCCTGGTCGCCGGCATCGGCACCGGCGGCACGATCACCGGCGTCGGCGAAGTTTTGAAGGCCCGCAAGCCGGGCATGCAGGTCGTCGCGGTCGAGCCTGATGCATCACCGGTGCTGTCCGGCGGCACCAAGGGGCCGCATCCCTTGCAGGGCATCGGCGCGGGCTTTGTGCCCGCCATTCTGGACACCGACGTGTATGACGAGGTCATGCGCGTCAAGAACCAGGACGCTTTCGACACGGCGCGCCGGGTCACGCGGGAGGAAGGGCTGCTGGTGGGCATTTCCTCCGGCGCTGCGCTTTGGGCGGCCGTTCAGGTCGCGAACCGGCCGGAGAGCGCGGGCAAGCTGATCGTGACGATCATCGCATCCTACGGTGAGCGCTATCTCAGCACGCCGCTTTACGCCGATCTCGTGGATTGA
- the cysE gene encoding serine O-acetyltransferase — protein MSCTTLGHLAIVPRPRPEECADPLWARLRQEAEDAYAEAPALATLFFDSIINQPSFEAAVCHRVASRLKNDVVSLPLIVQAFHRALSHDATIGIALRADINAVYERDPACERFIEPFLYFKGFHAIQAQRVTHWLWTSGERDFALYLQSRSSEVFQTDIHPAARFGKGIFLDHATGLVVGETAVIEDDVSLLQDVTLGGTGKEAGDRHPKVRRGAMIGAGAKVLGNIEVGENARIAAGSVVLRSVPANAVVAGVPAKLVRKIALEGTGETPDEILASLAYESFDWTI, from the coding sequence TTGAGCTGCACGACCCTGGGTCACCTCGCGATCGTTCCGCGTCCAAGGCCCGAAGAATGTGCCGATCCGCTCTGGGCCAGGCTTCGCCAGGAGGCGGAGGACGCCTATGCCGAAGCGCCCGCCCTCGCGACGCTGTTCTTCGATTCCATCATCAACCAGCCGTCCTTCGAGGCCGCCGTCTGCCACCGCGTCGCCTCCCGCCTCAAGAACGATGTCGTGTCCCTGCCGCTCATTGTGCAGGCCTTCCATCGCGCGCTGTCGCATGATGCCACCATCGGCATCGCCCTCAGGGCCGACATCAATGCGGTCTATGAGCGGGATCCGGCCTGCGAGCGCTTCATTGAGCCCTTTCTGTATTTCAAGGGCTTCCATGCCATCCAGGCGCAGCGTGTGACCCATTGGCTCTGGACCAGTGGAGAGCGGGACTTCGCGCTGTATCTGCAAAGCCGCTCGTCCGAGGTCTTCCAGACCGATATCCATCCAGCCGCCCGCTTCGGCAAGGGCATCTTCCTCGACCATGCGACGGGCCTGGTGGTGGGCGAGACGGCGGTGATCGAGGATGACGTGTCACTGCTCCAGGACGTGACGCTGGGCGGCACCGGCAAGGAGGCTGGCGACCGTCACCCCAAGGTGCGGCGCGGTGCGATGATCGGCGCAGGCGCCAAGGTGCTCGGGAATATCGAAGTGGGTGAGAATGCCCGCATCGCCGCCGGATCGGTCGTCTTGCGCTCCGTGCCCGCCAATGCGGTGGTCGCGGGCGTGCCGGCCAAGCTGGTGCGCAAGATCGCTCTTGAAGGCACCGGTGAGACGCCGGACGAGATTTTAGCCTCGCTCGCCTATGAGTCCTTCGACTGGACTATCTGA
- a CDS encoding GGDEF domain-containing protein: MRDGFGGALAGRRHRRIFGVVAVALCLLGLLAFTHAGLPLPHLPAFLPAYSSAVIVTDLITASLLFSHAPLSGRRGLIWIGGAYLFSGTIAIAQMLVFPGVWSVTGFFGAGPQSAVWLWVCWHGGFPLLVLISAVIEAWWKAPAASASTAPSLIMTGCVLCLVVALTVLVTQFQTWLPNLITNGHYLNLTHSVPGILVPLINVAALVAVLLGTRRGSVLDLGLTIAVLASLIDAVLTLRAGARFSLGWYVARAATTVTAFSVLAVYLREITALHARVIRLNTQLAEQAMMDVITGLFNRRHFNTQLDLTLRNAAQRRLSTSLLLIDIDHFKRYNDQYGHLAGDVCLHQVGQAIGRALRRTDDVATRYGGEEFAVILPATGIADATAIAHRILAAVLALRIEHAASLSAAIVTVSIGVGTVPPGTSLEDIIRRADRALYAAKDAGRNQVNAEMDVALAG; encoded by the coding sequence ATGCGAGATGGTTTTGGTGGCGCATTGGCTGGACGGAGGCATCGCCGCATCTTCGGCGTCGTCGCCGTCGCGCTATGCCTGTTGGGGCTGCTGGCCTTTACCCATGCGGGCTTGCCACTGCCGCATCTGCCCGCCTTCTTGCCGGCCTATTCAAGCGCGGTGATCGTGACCGATCTCATCACCGCCTCTTTGCTGTTTTCCCATGCGCCCCTCTCAGGGCGGCGCGGCCTGATCTGGATCGGCGGGGCGTATCTCTTTTCGGGCACCATCGCGATTGCGCAAATGTTGGTCTTTCCTGGTGTCTGGTCGGTCACAGGGTTTTTCGGAGCAGGACCGCAGAGCGCCGTGTGGCTCTGGGTCTGTTGGCACGGCGGATTTCCGCTCCTCGTTCTGATATCGGCTGTGATCGAAGCCTGGTGGAAGGCGCCCGCCGCGTCCGCCTCCACCGCGCCGTCTTTAATCATGACGGGCTGCGTGTTGTGCCTGGTGGTCGCGCTGACTGTTCTGGTGACGCAATTCCAGACCTGGCTGCCGAACCTGATCACCAACGGTCACTACCTCAACCTGACGCATTCGGTGCCCGGTATCCTGGTACCCCTGATCAACGTCGCGGCCCTGGTGGCAGTGCTGCTCGGGACGCGGCGCGGATCGGTACTCGACCTCGGCCTCACCATCGCCGTGCTCGCCTCCTTGATCGATGCCGTGCTGACACTGCGCGCCGGGGCGCGGTTCTCGCTCGGCTGGTACGTCGCACGGGCGGCAACCACGGTCACCGCGTTTTCCGTCCTCGCGGTCTACTTGCGCGAAATCACTGCACTCCATGCCCGCGTCATCAGGCTGAATACGCAACTCGCCGAGCAGGCAATGATGGACGTCATTACCGGCCTTTTCAATCGCCGCCATTTCAACACGCAGCTTGATCTCACCTTGCGGAATGCCGCGCAGCGCCGCCTATCGACGAGCCTGCTGCTGATCGATATCGATCATTTCAAGCGCTACAACGACCAGTACGGCCACCTCGCGGGGGACGTGTGCCTGCACCAGGTCGGCCAGGCGATCGGCCGCGCCCTGCGCCGTACCGATGACGTCGCGACCCGCTATGGCGGCGAGGAATTCGCGGTGATCCTGCCTGCGACGGGGATCGCGGACGCCACCGCCATTGCCCATCGTATCCTGGCGGCGGTGCTCGCGCTGCGGATCGAGCATGCCGCCAGCCTGTCGGCGGCGATCGTGACGGTGAGCATCGGCGTCGGCACGGTGCCGCCCGGCACCTCGCTTGAGGACATCATCCGCCGCGCGGACCGCGCCTTGTATGCCGCGAAGGACGCCGGCCGGAACCAGGTCAACGCCGAGATGGACGTCGCGTTGGCGGGGTGA
- the acpS gene encoding holo-ACP synthase, producing the protein MIIGIGSDLCDIRRVEAAIARFGDRFLQRVFTEAERAKAMRRTEKLRAGTFAKRFAAKEACAKALGTGFNAGVFMSDLGVVNQRSGAPGFMLTGGAAARLAALTPPGMTAQVALTMTDEYPYAFAQVIISAVPL; encoded by the coding sequence ATGATCATCGGGATTGGCTCGGACCTCTGCGACATCCGCCGGGTCGAGGCCGCAATCGCGCGCTTCGGCGATCGGTTTTTGCAGCGTGTCTTTACCGAGGCCGAGCGGGCGAAGGCGATGCGCCGCACCGAGAAACTACGCGCGGGCACCTTCGCGAAGCGTTTCGCGGCCAAGGAAGCCTGCGCCAAGGCGCTGGGCACCGGCTTCAACGCGGGCGTGTTCATGTCAGATTTGGGCGTGGTGAACCAGCGATCCGGCGCGCCGGGCTTTATGCTCACCGGTGGCGCCGCCGCGCGCCTCGCGGCGCTGACGCCACCGGGCATGACGGCGCAGGTGGCGCTGACGATGACGGACGAATATCCCTATGCCTTCGCCCAGGTGATCATTTCGGCCGTCCCGCTGTAG